A single genomic interval of Methylophilales bacterium MBRSF5 harbors:
- a CDS encoding formate dehydrogenase, whose protein sequence is MDKIKIQQHIQKYKDVAGGLLPLMHSIQDDLGYIPEESYPLISQEMSLSVAEIHGFVSFYHHFRTRKAGKNIIQVCRAESCQAMNSKSIEAYLKDKLGIDYHEMTDDEKFSLEPVYCLGNCACSPSIMINDDVFGRVDKEKIDKLIEDIK, encoded by the coding sequence ATGGATAAGATTAAAATACAACAACATATTCAGAAATATAAAGATGTAGCTGGTGGGCTACTTCCTTTGATGCATTCTATTCAGGACGATTTAGGTTACATTCCTGAGGAAAGCTATCCACTCATTTCACAAGAGATGAGTTTGTCCGTGGCAGAAATACATGGATTTGTTAGTTTCTATCATCACTTCCGTACAAGGAAAGCAGGAAAAAATATTATTCAAGTTTGTCGTGCAGAGTCCTGTCAGGCAATGAATTCTAAATCAATTGAAGCCTATTTAAAAGATAAATTAGGTATTGATTATCACGAAATGACAGATGATGAAAAATTTAGTTTAGAACCAGTATATTGCCTAGGAAACTGTGCATGTTCCCCATCAATTATGATAAATGATGATGTTTTCGGTAGAGTGGATAAAGAAAAAATAGATAAACTTATTGAGGATATAAAATAA
- a CDS encoding molybdenum cofactor biosynthesis protein A (together with moaC, is involved in the conversion of a guanosine derivative (GXP) into molybdopterin precursor Z), whose product MLQDPFKRKISYLRLSVTDRCDFRCQYCMSEDIEFMPKHQMLTIEEMNRLANIFINLGVEKIRLTGGEPLVRRGVNELINKLSHNKKLKELTLTTNGSQLDQKLDVLKHSKIKRINVSLDSLCSENFKKITRIGNLNEVLANLEVAKEYFQIKLNTVLMKNINDHEIIDLVSYAIEQNFNISFIEQMPLGEIGYDRSTSFINSNEAKKIIEKKYILEENNKKTGGPAVYWKIKGSNSFVGFISPHSHNFCDSCNRVRVSADGYLHLCLGHDEKVNLIDPLRAHDTDHAVERLIIDSLSSKPKSHEFNLKNKTNVIRFMSHTGG is encoded by the coding sequence ATGTTACAAGACCCTTTTAAACGGAAAATAAGTTATTTAAGATTGTCGGTGACGGATCGCTGTGACTTTCGATGTCAATATTGCATGAGTGAAGACATTGAGTTCATGCCAAAACATCAAATGTTGACGATCGAAGAGATGAATCGACTCGCGAATATTTTCATTAATTTAGGTGTTGAGAAAATAAGACTCACCGGTGGCGAGCCTCTTGTCAGGAGAGGGGTGAACGAATTAATCAATAAGCTTAGCCACAATAAAAAACTTAAAGAGCTTACCTTAACGACCAATGGATCCCAACTTGATCAAAAACTTGACGTGCTTAAACACTCAAAAATTAAACGCATCAATGTCAGCTTGGATAGTTTGTGTTCTGAAAATTTCAAAAAAATCACCAGAATTGGTAATTTAAATGAAGTGCTTGCTAACCTTGAGGTTGCAAAGGAATACTTTCAAATAAAATTGAATACTGTTTTGATGAAAAATATTAATGATCATGAGATTATTGATTTAGTCTCTTACGCAATAGAGCAAAATTTTAATATCAGTTTTATCGAACAGATGCCTTTAGGTGAGATTGGCTATGATCGATCCACAAGTTTCATCAACAGCAACGAGGCAAAAAAAATCATAGAAAAAAAGTACATTCTTGAAGAAAATAATAAAAAAACTGGCGGTCCAGCAGTGTATTGGAAAATAAAAGGCAGTAATTCTTTTGTAGGATTTATTTCTCCTCACAGTCATAATTTTTGCGACTCATGTAACAGAGTGAGAGTGAGTGCCGATGGATATCTGCATTTGTGTTTAGGTCATGATGAGAAAGTAAATTTAATTGACCCTTTAAGAGCTCATGATACTGACCATGCCGTTGAAAGATTAATTATTGACTCTTTATCCAGCAAACCTAAATCTCATGAATTTAATCTAAAAAATAAAACCAATGTGATTAGATTCATGTCCCACACAGGAGGATAA
- a CDS encoding major facilitator transporter, with product MQQKLSNQSSVHSRGFYFFLSAQFLSALADNALLFAAIALLANMQAPEWHQPLLLQFFVISYILLAPFVGAIADAFPKSNVMFFSNTIKLIGSLAMLAGVPPLYSYGIVGIGAASYSPAKYGILTELLPPKELVAANGWVEGLTVAAIILGAIVGGIFANFSPQIAIIIISFLYLAAAICNRYIPFVPIDHKLNTKNPIYLLKDFFISLKKLWADPLGQLSLAVTTLFWGAGATLRLVVIAWAAFALSFGLDKATMLTAMVALGVAIGSVIAAKYIKMKDAVNILIIGFFMGVLVCAMIFLSSWQSAAFNLLLIGIFSGILIVPMNALLQYRGHKLIGAGHSIAVQNFSENLGILILSGAYTFMVKHSLPINGIVFIFGLFVALTMIIALIYYEDAGK from the coding sequence ATGCAGCAGAAGCTCTCTAACCAATCATCTGTTCATAGCAGAGGGTTTTACTTTTTTTTAAGTGCTCAATTTTTATCAGCTCTAGCTGACAATGCCCTTTTGTTCGCCGCCATTGCCCTTTTGGCAAATATGCAGGCTCCTGAATGGCATCAACCTTTATTACTTCAATTTTTTGTTATTTCCTATATTTTATTGGCTCCCTTTGTAGGAGCAATCGCAGATGCCTTTCCTAAAAGTAATGTCATGTTTTTTTCAAATACCATTAAGCTTATTGGTAGCCTTGCGATGTTAGCTGGGGTTCCTCCATTATATTCCTATGGTATTGTAGGCATTGGTGCAGCATCATACTCACCAGCAAAATATGGAATATTAACTGAATTATTACCACCAAAAGAATTAGTCGCAGCGAATGGTTGGGTTGAAGGATTAACTGTCGCGGCAATTATTTTAGGCGCTATTGTCGGTGGCATATTTGCTAATTTTTCACCTCAGATTGCCATCATTATTATTTCTTTTCTTTATTTAGCCGCAGCGATCTGTAATCGTTATATTCCGTTTGTGCCGATTGATCATAAACTGAATACTAAAAATCCAATCTACCTACTTAAAGACTTTTTTATCTCTTTGAAAAAATTATGGGCAGATCCACTCGGTCAACTTTCATTAGCTGTGACCACATTATTTTGGGGTGCGGGTGCAACTTTAAGGTTGGTGGTGATCGCATGGGCAGCGTTTGCTCTATCATTCGGTTTAGATAAAGCTACCATGCTCACTGCGATGGTGGCATTAGGGGTAGCGATTGGATCAGTTATAGCTGCAAAATATATCAAAATGAAAGATGCGGTAAATATTTTAATTATTGGTTTTTTTATGGGTGTTCTAGTCTGCGCGATGATTTTCCTCAGTTCTTGGCAAAGCGCAGCATTTAATTTACTTTTAATTGGTATTTTCAGCGGAATCTTAATTGTCCCGATGAATGCCTTATTGCAATATCGTGGTCATAAACTCATTGGGGCCGGACACTCGATTGCTGTTCAAAACTTTAGTGAAAACCTTGGAATCTTAATTTTGAGTGGGGCTTATACATTTATGGTCAAACATTCACTTCCCATTAATGGGATTGTTTTTATTTTTGGCTTATTTGTAGCCCTGACCATGATCATCGCCTTGATTTATTATGAAGATGCTGGCAAATAG
- a CDS encoding formate dehydrogenase: MEDQHIVNMANQIASFFEAYPDQAEAIDGVSGHLKKFWSPKMRVKLKEIADQGKIDNIHQLVLDAIKSI; encoded by the coding sequence ATGGAAGATCAACACATAGTAAATATGGCAAACCAAATTGCCAGTTTTTTCGAGGCCTATCCGGACCAAGCAGAGGCAATTGATGGAGTTTCTGGGCATCTCAAGAAATTTTGGTCTCCAAAAATGAGAGTTAAATTAAAAGAAATTGCTGACCAAGGTAAAATAGATAACATCCATCAATTAGTTCTAGACGCGATAAAATCGATTTAG
- a CDS encoding phosphate starvation protein PhoH, with the protein MVNKKTKLFVLDTNVLLHDPSCLYRFEEHDIYLPMVTLEELDNIKKGGSEVARNARQTSRFIEEIIADTETNLDQGCVLDKFSKNTGRLFLQTQPIDYELPMLAGSKADNQILGVVHFLKTEYFKREVILVSKDINIRIKARALSISAEDYFNDKVLEDTELLHSGITELPENFWEKHSKNMESWQEEGRMFYKLTGPQCKDFVQNEFVYYEFDKPFHAIVRKVQKNTATLEIVQDYSNSKFNVWGINARNKEQNFALNLLMDPNVDFVTLLGQAGTGKTLLTLAAALQQTLDLKLYSEIIMTRVTVSVGEDIGFLPGTEEEKMNPWMGALEDNLDVLNKSDDTAGDWGRAATQDLIKSRIKVKSLNFMRGRTFLKKFLIIDEAQNLTPKQMKTLITRAGPGTKVVCLGNIAQIDTPYLTEGSSGLTFVVDRFKGWQHNGHVTLQRGERSRLADYAAEAL; encoded by the coding sequence ATGGTAAATAAAAAAACAAAACTCTTTGTGTTAGACACAAATGTATTGCTGCATGACCCTAGCTGTTTATATCGTTTTGAGGAACATGATATCTATCTGCCGATGGTGACTCTAGAAGAGCTTGATAATATTAAAAAAGGTGGTTCCGAGGTTGCTAGAAATGCAAGACAGACCAGTCGCTTCATTGAAGAAATTATTGCTGACACAGAAACCAACCTTGATCAGGGGTGTGTCTTAGATAAGTTCAGTAAAAATACTGGTCGCCTGTTTTTACAAACCCAGCCGATTGATTATGAGCTTCCTATGTTGGCTGGAAGTAAGGCAGACAATCAGATTCTCGGAGTCGTCCATTTCCTTAAAACAGAATACTTTAAGAGGGAAGTTATTCTTGTCTCTAAAGACATTAACATTCGTATTAAAGCGCGTGCTCTATCTATTTCGGCCGAGGATTATTTTAACGATAAAGTGCTTGAGGATACAGAACTTCTTCATTCTGGAATTACTGAATTACCAGAAAATTTCTGGGAAAAACACAGTAAAAATATGGAATCCTGGCAAGAAGAAGGAAGAATGTTTTACAAATTAACCGGGCCGCAATGTAAAGATTTTGTCCAAAATGAATTTGTTTATTATGAGTTCGATAAGCCGTTTCATGCCATTGTTCGTAAGGTACAAAAAAATACAGCGACGTTAGAGATTGTTCAAGATTACTCGAATTCTAAATTCAATGTTTGGGGTATCAATGCCCGTAACAAAGAACAAAACTTTGCGCTTAACCTCCTGATGGATCCTAATGTAGACTTTGTTACCCTGTTAGGTCAAGCGGGAACTGGTAAAACACTATTAACTCTTGCTGCAGCCTTACAACAAACTTTGGATCTTAAACTTTACTCGGAAATCATTATGACTCGAGTGACCGTATCTGTAGGTGAAGATATTGGTTTTTTACCAGGAACTGAAGAAGAAAAAATGAATCCTTGGATGGGAGCATTAGAGGATAATTTGGATGTTCTCAATAAATCTGATGACACAGCTGGAGACTGGGGTCGAGCGGCAACCCAAGATTTAATTAAATCTAGAATTAAGGTGAAATCCTTAAATTTTATGCGAGGACGTACTTTCCTTAAAAAATTCTTAATTATCGACGAGGCCCAAAACCTAACGCCAAAGCAGATGAAAACTCTTATTACTCGAGCCGGACCTGGAACCAAAGTGGTTTGCTTAGGCAATATTGCACAAATTGATACACCTTATTTAACTGAAGGAAGTTCAGGTTTGACTTTTGTAGTTGATCGATTTAAAGGTTGGCAACACAACGGACATGTCACCTTACAAAGAGGCGAACGTTCACGTTTAGCAGATTATGCAGCAGAAGCTCTCTAA
- a CDS encoding formate dehydrogenase codes for MTIKIFVPIDSTAQSLGSNEIAHKIEFEAQKRNLEIDLVRNGSRGLFWLEPLVEVEYNGERIAYGPINEDDISSLFDAKFFEGGKHDKYLGKTDEIAWLKNQERLTFARVGITDPLSLKDYMDHEGFVGLKKAINMEAQQIVNEVKDSGLRGRGGAAFPTGIKWQTVLDTESTQKYIVCNADEGDSGTYSDRMTMENDPFMLIEGMIIAGLAVNADHGYIYLRSEYPHAQDVLNKAIKIATENNYLGQNILNSNKNFTLEVTRAAGAYICGEETSLLESLEGKRGLVRYKPPLPAIEGLFGKPTVVNNVVSLATIPIIMSKGAKYYADFGVGRSKGTLPIQLAGNLKQTGLIEKAFGITLRELLYDYGGGSASGKKIKAVQVGGPLGAFIAEENFDIELDYEAYSKLNAVVGHGGIVAFDEDVNMAEMARYSFEFCAIESCGKCTPCRIGSTRGMEVIDKIVAKDEQPKNVALLENLCDTMVNGSLCAMGGMTPFPVMSALKYFPNDFGVESKPSET; via the coding sequence ATGACTATCAAGATTTTTGTTCCAATTGATTCAACTGCACAATCCTTAGGTTCGAATGAGATTGCTCACAAAATTGAATTTGAAGCTCAAAAAAGAAATTTAGAAATTGATCTTGTTAGAAACGGATCAAGAGGTCTTTTCTGGTTAGAACCTCTTGTTGAAGTTGAATACAATGGCGAGCGAATAGCTTATGGCCCGATCAATGAGGATGATATCTCTAGTTTATTTGACGCTAAGTTTTTTGAAGGTGGCAAGCATGACAAATACCTTGGAAAAACAGATGAGATTGCTTGGTTAAAAAATCAAGAAAGACTAACGTTTGCTAGAGTTGGAATTACAGACCCGCTTTCATTAAAAGATTATATGGATCATGAAGGTTTTGTGGGACTTAAAAAAGCTATTAACATGGAAGCGCAACAGATTGTCAACGAAGTAAAAGATTCTGGTTTGCGAGGAAGAGGCGGGGCAGCTTTCCCAACGGGTATTAAATGGCAAACTGTTTTAGATACTGAATCGACCCAAAAATATATTGTTTGTAATGCAGATGAAGGAGATTCTGGCACATACTCCGATCGCATGACTATGGAAAACGATCCATTCATGCTGATTGAAGGAATGATCATCGCAGGTCTCGCAGTTAATGCAGACCATGGATACATTTACTTAAGATCTGAATATCCTCATGCGCAAGATGTACTAAATAAGGCAATCAAAATTGCTACTGAAAATAATTATTTGGGACAAAATATATTGAATTCTAACAAAAACTTCACATTAGAAGTGACAAGAGCCGCCGGAGCTTATATTTGCGGTGAAGAAACGTCGTTACTTGAAAGTTTGGAAGGGAAGCGAGGATTAGTAAGGTACAAACCACCACTTCCTGCAATTGAGGGCTTGTTTGGAAAACCCACAGTTGTTAACAACGTCGTGTCCTTAGCCACAATCCCAATAATTATGTCAAAAGGAGCCAAATATTATGCTGATTTTGGTGTTGGAAGATCAAAGGGTACATTACCAATTCAGCTAGCTGGAAATCTGAAACAAACAGGCTTAATTGAAAAAGCTTTTGGTATCACTCTTAGAGAACTTCTTTACGACTATGGTGGAGGTTCAGCTTCAGGTAAGAAGATAAAAGCTGTTCAAGTTGGTGGGCCGCTTGGAGCATTTATTGCCGAGGAAAATTTTGATATCGAATTAGATTATGAGGCCTATTCAAAATTAAATGCGGTTGTTGGTCACGGAGGTATCGTCGCATTTGATGAGGATGTCAATATGGCTGAAATGGCAAGATATTCATTTGAGTTTTGTGCAATAGAATCATGTGGTAAATGTACTCCATGTAGGATTGGATCAACCCGTGGCATGGAAGTAATCGATAAGATCGTAGCCAAAGATGAGCAGCCAAAAAACGTAGCATTGTTAGAAAATTTATGCGACACCATGGTAAATGGATCACTCTGTGCAATGGGAGGGATGACGCCCTTTCCAGTCATGAGTGCACTAAAGTATTTCCCTAATGACTTTGGGGTTGAATCTAAGCCATCAGAGACATAA
- a CDS encoding formate dehydrogenase, with translation MDDARDYGTPKKDSATMVTLTIDGQKVSVPQGTSIMRAASELGSNIPKLCATDSLEPFGSCRLCLVEIEGRRGYPASCTTPVDEGMVVSTQTPKLADIRKGVMELYISDHPLDCLTCSTNGDCELQDMAGAVGLREVRYGYEGENHLSSEKDETNPYFTFDPSKCIVCSRCVRACEETQGTFALTIDSRGFQSKVSAGNKNFFDSECVSCGACVQACPTATLMENSVIESGVPEKSVTTTCAYCGVGCSFNAEMKGEELVRMTPNKNGGANHGHSCVKGRFAWGYATHKDRITTPMIRKSIHDPWQEVTWDEAINYAASEIKRIQKKYGTDSVGAINSSRCTNEETFLVQKLVRAGFGNNNIDTCARVCHSPTGYGLKQTLGESAGTQNFDSVMKSDVIMVIGANPTDGHPVFGSQMKRRLRQGAKLIVVDPREIDLVNKSPHIRANYHLKLKPGTNVAIINAIAHVVVTESLVKQDFVDARCETDSFKKWADFVSLEKNSPESLYLETGVPAEIVRQAARLFATENNGSIYYGLGVTEHSQGSTMVMGIANLAMATGNIGREGVGVNPLRGQNNVQGSCDMGSFPHEFPGYRHVSDSETRELLEKTWGVSLQSEPGLRIPNMLDSAIDGSFKALYCQGEDIAQSDPNTQHVTHALESMECVIVQDLFLNETAMYAHVFLPGSSFLEKNGTFTNAERRIQPVRKVMTPKNGYEDWEVTQMLSNALGYKMNYSHASEILDEIAKITPTFTNVSFEKLDQQGSIQWPCNDDHPDGTPTMHVDEFVRGKGKFFITEFIPTTEKVNKRFPLILTTGRILSQYNVGAQTRRTENSKWHDEDLIEVHPHDAEERGINEGDWVGITSRAGETVLRCKVTERVQPGVVYTTFHHPFSGANVITTDNSDWATNCPEFKVTAVQLTKVSQLSSWQEKYKSFSEEQISFVESKKEKV, from the coding sequence ATGGATGATGCTAGAGATTACGGAACACCAAAAAAAGATAGCGCCACAATGGTGACGTTAACTATTGATGGTCAAAAAGTTTCTGTGCCTCAAGGAACTTCAATAATGCGAGCCGCATCTGAGCTTGGTTCAAACATTCCAAAACTTTGTGCGACAGATTCTCTGGAACCCTTTGGTTCTTGTCGCTTATGTTTGGTTGAAATTGAAGGTCGTCGCGGATACCCTGCATCATGTACAACCCCAGTTGATGAAGGCATGGTTGTCTCGACCCAAACACCTAAACTTGCAGATATCAGAAAAGGTGTGATGGAGCTCTATATTTCAGACCACCCACTAGACTGCCTTACTTGCTCCACTAATGGTGATTGTGAATTACAAGACATGGCTGGAGCCGTTGGTTTAAGAGAGGTACGTTATGGGTATGAAGGTGAAAATCACCTTAGTTCTGAAAAAGATGAAACCAATCCATATTTTACCTTTGATCCATCCAAATGTATTGTTTGCTCAAGGTGTGTTAGAGCCTGTGAAGAAACTCAAGGAACATTTGCTTTAACCATTGACAGCCGTGGTTTTCAATCAAAAGTTTCTGCTGGTAATAAAAACTTCTTTGATTCCGAATGTGTTTCTTGTGGTGCCTGCGTACAGGCATGCCCAACGGCAACGTTAATGGAAAATTCAGTTATTGAATCTGGCGTCCCAGAAAAGTCAGTGACCACAACTTGTGCTTACTGTGGAGTGGGATGCTCATTTAATGCAGAAATGAAGGGTGAAGAATTAGTTAGAATGACTCCAAATAAAAATGGAGGTGCGAATCATGGACATTCATGCGTTAAAGGTCGATTTGCATGGGGTTACGCTACTCATAAAGACAGAATCACAACTCCAATGATTAGAAAAAGCATTCATGACCCTTGGCAAGAGGTGACCTGGGATGAAGCTATCAACTATGCTGCCAGTGAAATTAAAAGAATTCAAAAAAAATATGGAACGGATTCTGTAGGCGCTATCAACTCCTCAAGATGTACAAACGAGGAAACATTCTTGGTTCAAAAATTAGTTCGAGCTGGTTTTGGTAATAACAATATTGATACTTGTGCTCGAGTTTGTCATTCCCCTACAGGTTATGGGTTAAAGCAAACCCTTGGTGAGTCAGCAGGAACGCAGAATTTTGATTCAGTAATGAAATCAGATGTGATCATGGTAATTGGTGCAAACCCAACTGACGGTCATCCAGTTTTCGGATCTCAAATGAAGAGAAGATTGCGACAAGGCGCAAAATTGATTGTTGTTGACCCAAGAGAGATTGATCTTGTGAATAAATCTCCACATATACGAGCTAATTATCACTTAAAACTTAAGCCGGGAACCAATGTTGCTATCATCAATGCGATAGCGCATGTTGTAGTGACAGAGAGTTTAGTGAAACAAGATTTTGTTGATGCTCGTTGTGAAACAGATTCATTTAAAAAATGGGCTGATTTTGTAAGCCTTGAAAAAAATTCTCCTGAATCATTATATTTAGAAACAGGAGTTCCAGCCGAGATTGTTAGGCAAGCAGCAAGACTTTTTGCAACAGAAAATAATGGCTCAATATACTACGGTCTAGGTGTAACAGAACATAGCCAAGGTTCAACAATGGTTATGGGTATTGCCAATTTAGCAATGGCAACAGGAAATATTGGTCGTGAGGGTGTTGGTGTTAATCCTTTAAGGGGCCAAAATAATGTTCAGGGATCATGCGACATGGGATCGTTCCCTCATGAGTTTCCTGGGTACCGACATGTGTCTGACTCAGAAACAAGAGAGTTGCTTGAGAAAACATGGGGAGTATCGCTTCAGTCTGAACCTGGTTTAAGAATTCCAAATATGCTCGATTCAGCAATTGATGGTTCTTTCAAAGCTCTATACTGCCAAGGCGAAGATATTGCCCAATCTGATCCAAATACACAACACGTTACCCATGCACTAGAATCTATGGAGTGTGTCATTGTTCAAGATCTCTTTTTGAATGAAACAGCAATGTATGCACATGTCTTTTTGCCAGGGTCGTCATTTTTGGAAAAAAATGGAACATTTACAAATGCAGAAAGAAGAATACAACCTGTTAGAAAAGTTATGACACCAAAAAATGGCTATGAGGACTGGGAAGTGACTCAAATGTTATCGAATGCTCTTGGTTATAAAATGAACTATTCTCATGCCTCAGAAATTCTTGATGAAATTGCAAAAATTACTCCAACATTTACCAATGTTTCATTTGAGAAACTAGATCAACAAGGCAGTATTCAATGGCCATGTAATGATGATCATCCAGATGGTACTCCAACAATGCATGTTGATGAATTTGTCCGCGGCAAAGGTAAGTTCTTTATTACTGAATTTATCCCGACAACAGAAAAAGTGAATAAACGTTTTCCATTAATTCTCACCACTGGAAGAATTTTATCTCAGTATAACGTTGGTGCTCAAACCAGAAGAACAGAGAATAGTAAATGGCATGATGAGGATCTAATAGAAGTTCATCCACATGATGCGGAAGAAAGAGGCATTAATGAAGGTGATTGGGTTGGGATTACAAGTCGAGCCGGTGAGACTGTCCTAAGATGTAAAGTGACAGAGCGTGTGCAACCTGGGGTAGTTTATACCACCTTCCATCATCCATTCTCTGGCGCTAATGTAATCACAACTGACAACTCAGATTGGGCAACGAACTGTCCAGAATTCAAAGTGACTGCTGTTCAATTAACAAAAGTTTCCCAGCTGTCTTCGTGGCAAGAGAAATACAAATCCTTTAGTGAAGAACAAATATCTTTTGTAGAATCTAAGAAGGAAAAAGTATAA
- a CDS encoding pyridine nucleotide-disulfide oxidoreductase, whose amino-acid sequence MENIHRVVIVGGGAGGLELATKLGNTLGKKKLAEIILIDAKKTHVWKPLLHEIAAGSLNPDKDELEYLAQAHWHHFKFRYGRVNQVNSKNKTVSIEPTYDIDGTEIIPLRKIKYDTLVLSVGSTVNDFNIPGAKEFAVALDTQDQAERFHQKLHNSILRAQTQKGSVRPGQLEVVIVGGGATGVELAAELHKATREMTAYGLDRVNPDRDISIYLVEASNRLLPALPPKISVSVESELRKLNVKLFLGERVTKVTKEGIETQSGKKILSTLVVWAAGIKAPEFLSQIKGIEANSIHQIMVESTLQSTSDADIFAFGDCAACPVKPGSDLFVPPRAQAAHQQASMLYKSIKSRILKPNRALPKYVYKDYGSLVNLGRYSTVGNLMGSLLGGSMFIEGLIARLMYLMLYQMHLSALHGVVSVVFRLLGKIISRRTEARVKLH is encoded by the coding sequence TTGGAAAATATACATCGGGTAGTGATTGTTGGAGGCGGTGCAGGTGGACTAGAGCTAGCAACAAAATTAGGCAATACCCTAGGCAAGAAAAAACTTGCTGAAATTATATTAATTGATGCCAAAAAAACTCATGTCTGGAAGCCTTTGCTGCATGAGATTGCGGCAGGTAGTTTAAATCCTGACAAAGATGAACTGGAATATCTGGCTCAAGCACATTGGCATCATTTCAAGTTTCGATATGGACGTGTTAATCAAGTAAATAGCAAAAATAAAACTGTATCAATCGAGCCAACCTACGATATAGATGGAACTGAAATCATACCTTTGCGTAAAATTAAATATGACACCTTGGTCCTATCTGTTGGAAGTACAGTCAATGATTTTAATATCCCAGGCGCAAAAGAATTTGCAGTGGCCCTGGATACCCAAGATCAGGCTGAACGCTTTCATCAAAAATTACATAATTCAATTTTAAGAGCCCAAACTCAAAAAGGTTCGGTCCGGCCGGGCCAGCTAGAGGTAGTGATTGTGGGCGGGGGAGCCACTGGGGTTGAGTTGGCTGCTGAGCTTCACAAAGCCACTCGTGAGATGACAGCTTATGGATTAGATCGAGTCAATCCTGACCGAGATATCAGCATTTACCTAGTTGAAGCAAGTAATCGATTACTTCCAGCTTTACCACCAAAAATTAGTGTGTCTGTGGAATCCGAATTACGCAAACTCAATGTAAAACTATTTTTAGGGGAGCGTGTGACTAAGGTTACAAAAGAGGGTATTGAAACTCAGTCCGGAAAAAAAATTCTTTCCACGCTTGTGGTTTGGGCTGCAGGAATTAAGGCCCCGGAATTTTTATCTCAGATTAAGGGCATAGAAGCAAATTCTATTCATCAGATCATGGTTGAATCGACATTACAAAGTACATCAGATGCTGATATTTTTGCATTTGGCGACTGCGCAGCATGTCCAGTTAAACCCGGTTCTGATCTATTTGTGCCTCCACGAGCACAGGCTGCACATCAACAAGCGTCTATGCTCTATAAATCTATTAAATCTCGCATATTAAAACCTAACAGGGCATTACCCAAGTATGTTTACAAGGATTATGGCTCTTTAGTAAATTTAGGAAGATATTCAACCGTAGGAAATTTGATGGGCTCACTCCTTGGGGGGAGTATGTTCATTGAGGGATTAATTGCTCGCTTAATGTATCTTATGCTTTATCAAATGCATCTGTCAGCTTTGCATGGGGTAGTAAGTGTCGTCTTTAGGTTATTAGGTAAGATTATTTCCAGAAGGACTGAGGCAAGAGTAAAACTGCATTAA
- a CDS encoding peroxiredoxin, with the protein MKLKNFSLQGTNDLNFELNNFSGKKLVIYFYPKDSTPGCTNEGIDFSAKLPEFKAKNCEVFGISRDSLKSHENFKKKYDFDFELLSDPEEIACNIFDVIKMKNMYGKQVRGIERSTFVIDEDGKIIKEWRGVKVNGHVDEVLEFLSS; encoded by the coding sequence ATGAAATTAAAAAACTTTTCGCTTCAGGGCACCAATGATCTCAATTTTGAATTAAATAACTTTTCTGGAAAAAAATTAGTCATTTATTTTTACCCAAAAGATTCAACTCCAGGATGCACCAATGAGGGAATTGATTTTTCAGCCAAGCTGCCAGAGTTTAAAGCCAAAAATTGTGAGGTGTTTGGAATCTCAAGAGATAGCTTAAAATCTCACGAAAACTTCAAAAAGAAATACGACTTTGATTTCGAATTGCTTTCAGATCCCGAAGAGATTGCTTGTAATATTTTTGACGTTATTAAGATGAAAAATATGTACGGAAAACAAGTGAGAGGTATTGAGAGAAGTACGTTTGTTATTGATGAAGATGGCAAAATCATTAAAGAGTGGCGCGGAGTAAAAGTCAATGGTCATGTTGATGAAGTCCTTGAATTTTTAAGTTCTTAA